The following are from one region of the Actinomycetota bacterium genome:
- a CDS encoding FAD-dependent monooxygenase has product MAAADRARDVPVVVAGAGPAGLVAAVTLARHGVGSLLVERNPALEGPAPDGSEALTEDLNGRLPHAWLPGGNGHRRSTLDLLGPGLTLLTGPAAPAWAGDHATPFPLEVHTLDSGTADVLGVGAAGAVLVRPDAQVVTCWPAAPPDPRAALAAAVPWSAEPAGSRR; this is encoded by the coding sequence ATGGCCGCCGCTGACCGGGCGCGCGACGTCCCGGTGGTGGTCGCCGGGGCCGGGCCGGCCGGCCTGGTCGCGGCGGTCACCCTGGCCCGCCACGGGGTCGGCTCGCTGCTGGTGGAGCGCAACCCGGCCCTGGAAGGCCCCGCCCCGGACGGCTCCGAGGCGCTGACCGAGGACCTCAACGGGCGCCTGCCCCACGCCTGGCTCCCCGGCGGCAACGGCCACCGGCGCTCCACCCTCGACCTCCTCGGCCCCGGCCTGACCCTGCTCACCGGCCCCGCCGCCCCGGCCTGGGCCGGCGACCACGCCACCCCGTTCCCCCTTGAGGTCCACACCCTCGACTCCGGGACCGCGGACGTCCTCGGCGTCGGCGCCGCCGGCGCCGTCCTGGTCCGCCCGGACGCCCAGGTGGTCACCTGCTGGCCGGCGGCGCCACCCGACCCGCGGGCCGCGCTGGCCGCGGCCGTGCCCTGGTCGGCCGAGCCGGCGGGGTCCCGGCGCTGA
- a CDS encoding BTAD domain-containing putative transcriptional regulator — protein MARRLSLLGGFELRCAGHDVAVSRSGQRLLALLALQARPLERLWVAGTLWLDATEERAGASLRSALWRLPQPGGVAVVEASPTHLRLARDLDVDVHELAARAQRLESPAGLPGPDVDPSSLARDLLPDWYEDWVVLERERFRQLRLHALEALCRRLMQAGRFGAAVQAGLAAVAGEPLRESAHRTLIQAHLAEGNPGEAVRQYHLYRRLLAGELAIEPSAAIRELVRPLLR, from the coding sequence ATGGCACGCCGACTGTCGCTGCTCGGCGGGTTCGAGCTCCGCTGCGCCGGCCATGACGTGGCCGTGTCCCGCAGCGGGCAGCGCCTGCTGGCCCTGCTCGCGCTCCAGGCCCGGCCGCTGGAGCGGCTCTGGGTCGCGGGCACGCTCTGGCTCGACGCCACCGAGGAGCGGGCCGGGGCCAGCCTCCGCTCGGCCTTGTGGCGGCTCCCCCAGCCGGGCGGGGTGGCCGTGGTCGAGGCCTCCCCGACCCATCTGCGCCTGGCCCGCGACCTGGACGTCGACGTCCACGAGCTGGCCGCCCGAGCGCAGAGGCTGGAGTCCCCGGCCGGCCTGCCCGGACCTGACGTGGACCCTTCGTCCCTGGCCAGGGACCTGCTCCCCGACTGGTACGAGGACTGGGTGGTGCTGGAGCGCGAGCGCTTCCGGCAGCTGCGCCTGCACGCCCTGGAGGCGCTGTGCCGGCGGCTGATGCAGGCGGGACGGTTCGGGGCCGCCGTGCAGGCCGGGCTGGCCGCGGTGGCGGGCGAGCCGCTGCGCGAGAGCGCCCACCGCACCCTCATCCAGGCGCACCTCGCCGAGGGCAACCCGGGCGAGGCGGTCCGCCAGTACCACCTGTACCGCCGCCTGCTCGCCGGCGAGCTCGCGATCGAGCCGTCGGCCGCCATCCGCGAGCTCGTCCGTCCGCTGCTGCGGTGA